One stretch of Rhodoferax lithotrophicus DNA includes these proteins:
- the rimO gene encoding 30S ribosomal protein S12 methylthiotransferase RimO produces MNQHISENAKSTSAPKVGFVSLGCAKALTDSELILTQLSAEGYQTVKTFAGADLVIVNTCGFIDDAVKESLDTIGEALAENGKVIVTGCLGAKAGEGGSNLIRQMHPSVLAVTGPQATQEVMDAVHANLPKPHDPFVDLIPNAFGSAGIKLTPRHYAYIKISEGCNHRCTFCIIPSMRGDLVSRPIGDVLKEAQALFEGGVKELLVISQDTSAYGVDVKYRTGFWNGKPIKTRLFELTQALGEMAQTYGAWVRLHYVYPYPSVDDILPLMASGLVLPYLDVPFQHSHPEVLKRMKRPASGEKNLERLLRWREMCPEIVVRSTFITGFPGETESEFEHLLDFVREAQIDRAGCFAYSPVEGAAANELPGMLPEVLREERRARFMEVAETVSSSKLQKRVGTTMQILVDAAPGLGKKGGLGRSYADAPEIDGVVQLLAPEKISKTLRVGEFTKAKIVAARGHDLVAQPF; encoded by the coding sequence ATGAACCAACATATTTCAGAAAACGCCAAATCTACTTCAGCTCCCAAGGTCGGATTTGTCAGTTTGGGGTGCGCGAAAGCGCTTACGGATTCAGAGTTGATATTGACGCAGTTAAGTGCTGAAGGTTATCAAACCGTTAAAACCTTTGCAGGTGCTGACTTGGTGATTGTCAACACCTGTGGCTTCATTGATGATGCGGTCAAAGAAAGCCTTGACACCATTGGCGAGGCGTTGGCAGAAAACGGCAAGGTCATTGTGACGGGCTGTTTGGGAGCTAAAGCGGGTGAGGGTGGGAGTAACTTGATACGTCAAATGCATCCCAGTGTGTTGGCGGTCACTGGTCCACAAGCCACTCAAGAGGTGATGGATGCGGTACATGCCAACTTGCCCAAACCGCATGATCCATTTGTGGATCTGATTCCGAATGCCTTTGGCTCGGCTGGCATCAAACTGACCCCCCGGCACTACGCGTACATCAAAATCAGCGAAGGCTGCAACCATCGCTGCACGTTTTGCATCATTCCGTCGATGCGTGGTGATTTGGTTTCCCGTCCGATTGGAGATGTGCTCAAAGAAGCGCAAGCCTTGTTTGAAGGCGGTGTCAAAGAGTTGCTGGTGATCAGTCAAGATACTTCCGCTTACGGTGTTGATGTGAAATATCGCACGGGTTTCTGGAATGGGAAACCGATCAAAACCCGCTTGTTTGAATTGACGCAAGCCTTGGGTGAGATGGCGCAAACATATGGAGCTTGGGTGCGTTTGCACTATGTGTACCCCTATCCAAGTGTGGATGACATTTTGCCGCTGATGGCTTCAGGTCTTGTGTTGCCGTATCTGGATGTGCCGTTTCAGCACAGTCACCCTGAGGTGTTAAAACGCATGAAGCGTCCTGCCAGTGGTGAAAAAAATCTGGAGCGACTGTTACGTTGGCGTGAAATGTGTCCAGAGATTGTGGTTCGCAGCACGTTTATCACAGGTTTTCCAGGTGAAACCGAATCTGAGTTTGAGCATTTGCTGGATTTTGTACGTGAAGCACAAATTGATAGAGCAGGATGCTTTGCTTACAGCCCTGTCGAGGGTGCAGCGGCGAACGAATTGCCTGGCATGCTCCCTGAGGTTTTGCGTGAAGAGCGCCGTGCCCGTTTCATGGAGGTTGCTGAAACGGTGTCATCCAGTAAATTGCAAAAACGGGTTGGGACAACCATGCAGATTTTGGTTGATGCAGCCCCAGGTTTGGGTAAAAAAGGTGGGTTGGGACGATCTTATGCAGATGCGCCTGAAATTGATGGTGTAGTGCAATTACTTGCGCCTGAAAAAATCAGCAAGACCTTGCGGGTAGGTGAATTCACCAAGGCTAAGATTGTGGCTGCGCGTGGGCATGATCTGGTGGCACAACCATTCTGA
- the phaR gene encoding polyhydroxyalkanoate synthesis repressor PhaR, with protein MNTAMAQQSESHQRIIKKYPNRRLYDTDTSTYITLSEVKQLVMSRVSFEVRDAKTGEDITRSILLQIILEEEAGGRPMFTAPVLESLIRFYGHAMQGFLGGYLEKNIQSLIEVQTRFAEQSKGFTPEMWSQYAAMQPPALQALMGGSLEQSKAMLAQMQEQVQKQTDQMLGAFGIKSAI; from the coding sequence ATGAACACCGCCATGGCTCAGCAGAGCGAATCTCATCAACGCATCATCAAAAAATATCCTAATCGGCGTCTTTATGACACCGATACGTCGACCTACATCACCCTTTCGGAAGTCAAGCAATTGGTGATGAGTCGCGTGAGCTTTGAGGTTCGCGATGCCAAGACGGGTGAGGACATTACCCGCAGCATTCTTCTGCAAATTATTTTGGAAGAAGAAGCTGGAGGGCGCCCCATGTTCACAGCACCGGTGCTGGAGAGTTTGATCCGTTTTTATGGTCACGCTATGCAGGGATTTTTGGGTGGCTATCTGGAAAAAAATATTCAATCCCTGATTGAAGTGCAAACTCGTTTCGCTGAGCAGTCCAAGGGATTTACTCCGGAAATGTGGAGCCAGTACGCAGCCATGCAGCCTCCGGCATTACAGGCTTTGATGGGTGGTAGTTTGGAGCAGTCCAAGGCCATGCTGGCTCAAATGCAGGAGCAGGTGCAAAAACAAACTGATCAAATGCTGGGTGCATTTGGTATCAAAAGCGCTATTTGA
- a CDS encoding 3-hydroxyacyl-CoA dehydrogenase, giving the protein MDISGKVFIVTGAASGLGEGTARMLSSKGAKVVVADMQIEKGEAVAASIGGTFVKCDVSNESDAQAAVNLACSLGKLMGLVNCAGIAPAEKTVGKSGAHSLSVFNKCITVNLIGSFNMIRLCADAMSKNEPESTGERGVMISTASVAAYDGQIGQAAYSASKGGIVGMTLPIARDLARNGIRNMTIAPGIFGTPMMFSFPQEVQDALAASVPFPSRLGTPQDYAKLAVHIFENDMLNGEVIRLDGAIRLAPR; this is encoded by the coding sequence ATGGATATTTCAGGAAAAGTTTTCATCGTGACAGGTGCAGCGTCAGGTTTGGGCGAAGGCACTGCACGCATGCTCAGCAGCAAAGGTGCCAAGGTGGTGGTTGCTGATATGCAAATTGAAAAAGGGGAGGCTGTTGCAGCCAGCATTGGCGGCACCTTTGTGAAATGCGATGTCAGCAACGAAAGTGATGCTCAAGCCGCCGTCAACCTTGCATGCAGTTTGGGGAAACTGATGGGGTTGGTTAATTGCGCAGGCATTGCTCCCGCTGAAAAAACGGTAGGAAAATCAGGTGCACACTCACTGTCTGTGTTCAACAAATGCATCACCGTGAATCTGATTGGCAGTTTCAACATGATTCGCCTGTGTGCCGATGCCATGAGCAAAAACGAACCAGAATCCACAGGTGAGCGTGGTGTCATGATCTCTACCGCGTCGGTAGCGGCTTATGACGGTCAGATTGGTCAAGCAGCCTACAGCGCATCCAAAGGAGGTATTGTGGGTATGACATTACCCATTGCCCGTGACTTGGCACGCAATGGCATCCGCAATATGACCATTGCCCCTGGTATTTTTGGTACGCCCATGATGTTCAGCTTTCCTCAAGAAGTGCAAGATGCACTGGCTGCCAGCGTACCTTTTCCCTCCAGACTGGGCACACCACAAGACTACGCCAAACTGGCTGTCCATATTTTCGAAAACGACATGCTCAATGGCGAAGTGATCCGCTTGGACGGTGCCATTCGCTTGGCTCCACGCTAA
- the dnaG gene encoding DNA primase, whose protein sequence is MSIPQTFVQELLARADVVEIVGRYVPLKKGGANFMGLCPFHSEKSPSFSVSPTKQFYHCFGCGKTGNAIGFLMEHAGMSFVEAVQDLAQQFGMNVPEDDASPQDRAKAAQQREKQSTLNEVLEKACQAYQKHLKYSERAVTYFKGRGVSGQVAKQFGLGYAPEGWRSLASVFPNYEDPLLVESGLVILHEEEGQEVKRYDRFRDRVMFPIRNIKGEYIGFGGRVLGDDKPKYLNSPETPVFSKGRELYGLFEARAALREQGYALVTEGYMDVVALAQLGFPNAVATLGTACTAEHVQKLFRFTDVVVFSFDGDSAGRRAARKALDAALPLATDVRSVKFLFLPPEHDPDSFIRAHGKDAFARYVSEAVPLSRFLIDVARDGCDLHSAEGRAHMVSNAKPLWELMPEGALKQQLLAEIADLIQLSNRELMNVWYPSAKKIAGKRSENYKNESDSRNEYGGFSKKYSEKKSPAKMQGHGRLPASRADHAARILLDNMATLASLSAEDHAMLCALPAPHGPLFAWLERQFHEHGPQPWVALREGLQETPSETYALQLMSGYELGTDEDSAESLTELRHLLNRMLIDQLKIEEDLAIVASKTDPSALKRYRELFDRRKVLASATNPG, encoded by the coding sequence ATGTCCATTCCCCAGACTTTTGTTCAGGAACTTCTTGCGCGTGCTGACGTGGTTGAGATTGTGGGTCGTTACGTCCCTCTCAAAAAGGGCGGAGCCAATTTCATGGGACTGTGCCCTTTTCACAGTGAAAAATCACCCTCGTTTTCAGTCAGCCCGACCAAACAGTTTTACCACTGCTTTGGCTGTGGCAAAACAGGTAACGCTATTGGTTTTTTAATGGAACATGCTGGCATGAGCTTTGTGGAAGCGGTGCAAGACCTGGCCCAGCAATTTGGCATGAATGTTCCCGAAGATGATGCCAGTCCACAAGACCGTGCCAAGGCCGCACAACAACGCGAAAAACAATCCACCTTGAACGAGGTGCTTGAAAAAGCCTGCCAAGCCTATCAAAAACACCTGAAATACTCTGAACGGGCCGTAACGTACTTCAAAGGGCGAGGTGTGTCTGGCCAAGTCGCCAAGCAATTTGGCTTGGGCTATGCACCAGAAGGCTGGCGCAGCTTGGCCAGTGTGTTTCCAAACTACGAAGATCCATTGCTGGTGGAAAGTGGCTTGGTCATCCTGCATGAAGAAGAAGGGCAGGAGGTCAAACGTTACGACCGGTTCCGTGACCGCGTGATGTTTCCGATTCGAAACATTAAGGGCGAATACATTGGTTTTGGCGGTCGTGTCTTGGGAGACGATAAGCCCAAGTACCTGAATTCTCCAGAAACCCCAGTTTTCAGCAAAGGACGCGAACTCTACGGCCTGTTTGAGGCGCGTGCTGCCTTGCGTGAGCAGGGCTACGCACTGGTCACGGAAGGCTACATGGATGTGGTTGCTCTGGCGCAATTGGGTTTTCCCAACGCCGTTGCCACATTGGGAACAGCTTGTACGGCTGAGCATGTCCAGAAATTGTTCCGTTTCACCGATGTGGTGGTGTTCAGCTTTGACGGTGACAGCGCCGGGCGACGCGCCGCCCGCAAGGCACTCGATGCTGCACTGCCCTTGGCTACTGACGTGCGCTCTGTCAAATTTTTATTCCTGCCACCTGAGCACGACCCTGACAGCTTTATCCGTGCACATGGTAAAGACGCATTTGCGCGCTATGTGAGCGAAGCTGTTCCTTTGAGCCGGTTCTTGATTGATGTGGCCCGCGATGGTTGCGATCTCCATAGCGCCGAAGGTCGCGCCCACATGGTCAGCAACGCCAAACCGCTGTGGGAACTGATGCCCGAAGGTGCATTGAAGCAACAACTACTGGCCGAGATAGCCGACTTGATCCAGCTGTCCAACCGCGAACTCATGAACGTCTGGTATCCCAGCGCCAAGAAAATAGCTGGAAAACGCTCTGAAAACTATAAAAATGAGAGTGACTCACGCAATGAATACGGAGGCTTCAGTAAGAAATATTCTGAAAAAAAATCACCTGCAAAAATGCAAGGCCATGGCCGCCTACCCGCCAGCAGAGCCGATCACGCCGCCCGAATTTTGCTGGACAACATGGCCACACTGGCCAGTCTGTCAGCCGAGGACCATGCCATGCTATGCGCCTTGCCCGCGCCGCACGGCCCCTTGTTTGCTTGGCTGGAGCGCCAGTTCCATGAGCACGGCCCACAGCCTTGGGTGGCCCTGCGCGAAGGCTTACAGGAAACCCCGAGTGAAACCTATGCCCTGCAACTGATGTCCGGCTACGAACTGGGTACGGACGAAGACAGTGCCGAATCACTCACCGAACTGCGCCACCTGCTCAACCGCATGTTGATTGATCAACTGAAAATCGAAGAAGACTTGGCCATTGTTGCATCCAAAACCGATCCCAGCGCCCTGAAACGCTACCGCGAGCTGTTCGATCGACGCAAGGTGCTGGCATCTGCCACCAATCCAGGCTAG
- the rpoD gene encoding RNA polymerase sigma factor RpoD, with the protein MSDIEDDLVGEPEVAEATTEKVKPLRMKISKAKERALMKEFGLDETVLSEEDLAKRRLRLKALIKLGKTRGYLTHGEISDHLPDKLVDAETLEVVISMLNDMGVAVYEHTPDAETLLLNQNGPTAATEEEAEEEAEAALSTVDSEFGRTTDPVRMYMREMGTVELLTREGEIEIAKRIEGGLMAMMEAISASPATIAEVLQLGEDIRSDKVVITTIVDGFTNPNEADDYVAEEDFDEFDADDDDDGKGGSKALTKKLEELKKEAMSRFDRLREYFEKIHKTYEKEGYGTPTYVKTQRALSDELMSIRFTAKTIEKLCDMVRGQVDDVRKKERELRRIIVDKCGYPQVQFIAEFSGRDKHHNKVPSHLLDLKWIEKQSAAGKPWSAAMGRHIPPVQELQQRLIDLQAKVVVPLDHLKDINKRMNEGEYASRAAKKEMIEANLRLVISIAKKYTNRGLQFLDLIQEGNIGLMKAVDKFEYRRGYKFSTYATWWIRQAITRSIADQARTIRIPVHMIETINKMNRISRQHLQEFGYEPDASVLAERMEIPEDKIRKIMKIAKEPISMETPIGDDDDSHLGDFIEDGANTAPMEAAMQAGLRDVVKDILDSLTPREAKVLRMRFGIEMTNDHTLEEVGKQFDVTRERIRQIEAKALRKLKHPSRSDKLRSFTDNL; encoded by the coding sequence ATGTCTGACATTGAGGACGACCTGGTTGGTGAACCCGAGGTTGCAGAAGCTACAACGGAAAAGGTCAAACCCCTGCGCATGAAAATCAGCAAGGCCAAAGAACGTGCCTTGATGAAAGAGTTTGGTTTGGACGAAACCGTTCTGTCTGAAGAAGATCTGGCCAAACGCCGCCTGCGTCTGAAAGCCCTGATCAAGCTCGGCAAAACCCGTGGCTACCTGACCCACGGCGAAATTTCTGACCACCTGCCCGACAAGCTGGTCGATGCCGAAACGCTGGAAGTGGTGATCTCCATGCTCAACGACATGGGTGTGGCAGTTTACGAGCACACCCCTGATGCCGAGACCCTGCTGCTCAACCAGAATGGCCCCACCGCAGCCACCGAAGAAGAGGCGGAAGAAGAAGCCGAAGCCGCACTCAGCACCGTCGACAGCGAATTTGGCCGTACCACCGACCCGGTGCGCATGTACATGCGTGAAATGGGCACGGTCGAGTTGTTGACCCGTGAAGGCGAAATTGAAATTGCCAAACGCATCGAAGGTGGCCTGATGGCCATGATGGAAGCCATTTCAGCATCCCCCGCCACCATTGCCGAAGTGCTGCAACTGGGCGAAGACATTCGTTCTGACAAAGTCGTTATTACTACCATTGTGGACGGCTTCACCAACCCCAACGAAGCCGACGACTATGTGGCCGAAGAAGACTTTGACGAGTTTGATGCGGACGACGACGACGATGGCAAAGGTGGCTCCAAGGCACTCACCAAAAAGCTCGAAGAGTTGAAAAAAGAGGCCATGAGCCGCTTTGACCGCTTGCGTGAATACTTTGAAAAGATTCACAAAACTTATGAAAAAGAAGGTTACGGCACACCCACCTACGTCAAAACCCAGCGTGCTTTGTCTGATGAATTGATGTCGATTCGATTCACCGCCAAGACCATTGAAAAGCTGTGTGACATGGTCCGTGGCCAGGTAGATGATGTGCGAAAAAAAGAGCGCGAACTACGCCGCATCATTGTGGACAAATGTGGCTACCCACAAGTCCAGTTCATCGCAGAATTCAGTGGTCGTGACAAACATCACAACAAGGTGCCCAGCCACCTGCTTGACCTGAAATGGATTGAAAAACAATCCGCCGCAGGCAAACCCTGGAGTGCCGCTATGGGCCGCCACATTCCACCGGTACAAGAATTGCAGCAGCGCCTGATTGACCTGCAAGCCAAGGTGGTGGTGCCCCTGGATCACCTCAAAGACATCAACAAACGCATGAACGAAGGCGAATACGCCTCACGTGCGGCCAAGAAAGAAATGATCGAGGCCAATTTGCGTCTGGTGATCTCGATTGCCAAGAAGTACACCAACCGTGGCCTGCAGTTCCTTGACCTGATCCAGGAAGGCAACATTGGCCTGATGAAGGCAGTCGACAAGTTCGAATACCGCCGCGGCTACAAGTTCTCGACCTATGCCACCTGGTGGATTCGCCAGGCCATCACCCGCAGCATTGCCGACCAGGCGCGCACCATCCGCATCCCGGTACACATGATCGAAACCATCAACAAGATGAACCGCATCAGCCGTCAGCATCTGCAGGAGTTCGGCTACGAACCCGATGCCTCGGTACTGGCCGAACGCATGGAAATCCCCGAGGACAAGATCCGCAAGATCATGAAAATCGCCAAAGAGCCGATTTCCATGGAAACACCGATTGGTGACGATGACGACAGCCACCTGGGTGATTTCATCGAAGACGGTGCCAACACCGCCCCGATGGAAGCCGCCATGCAGGCTGGCCTGCGCGACGTGGTCAAAGACATTCTTGACAGCCTGACACCACGCGAGGCCAAGGTGCTGCGTATGCGTTTTGGTATCGAGATGACCAATGACCACACACTGGAAGAAGTCGGCAAGCAGTTTGACGTGACGCGTGAGCGTATTCGCCAGATCGAAGCCAAGGCCCTGCGTAAACTCAAGCACCCGAGCCGCTCCGACAAATTGCGCAGCTTTACGGACAATCTGTAA
- a CDS encoding adenosylcobalamin-dependent ribonucleoside-diphosphate reductase: MPQSTTISPLTTLPGQAISTEVLLEKYSKGTEKTIADVNQRVASALAKVEAPEQQAQWEASFLTTLEAGFLPAGRIQSAAGTDLAATLINCFVQPVGDSIAHVEDGHPGIYTALTEAAETMRRGGGVGYDFSRIRPRGAWVGSTQSSASGPVSYMRVFDRSCETVESAGARRGAQMGVLRCDHPDIEEFIHAKDKGDLKNFNISVGVSDEFMNAVQADADFCLVHKAEPGAAQKESGSYHDQNKGMWVYRKLKARTLWDQIMRSTYDHAEPGVLFLDQMNRDNNLAYCETIASTNPCAEQPLPPYGCCCLGSIDLTRFIHEPFSEAAKFDKEAFVKVARVAVRMLDNVLDATVWPLPQQQAEANSKRRIGLGFTGLGDALVMLNLRYDTASARDMAREISVLMRDTAYQASSDLAQERGAFPLFNADLFFNGQSFASRLPATLKKKIRQHGLRNSHLLSIAPTGTISLAFADNASNGIEPAFSWTYNRKKRMPDGSFKEYAVEDHAWRLYRHLKGNNAPLTDAFVTALEMSAQAHAEMVAAVAPYIDTAISKTVNVPADYPYEDFQGLYTQAWQSGLKGLATYRPNSVLGSVLSVTPTTTPAKPLKIDGTNHRLKLDRLPTAVLSSLRWPGRPTLPGGNTAWTFMVHHPFGDFALFIGELPAQDGCGLQPFEVWVNGAEQPRGLGALAKTLSMDLRANDPAWLALKLDALATVTEEHPFEMPFPPHGEKRPFPGVVAATAAVIRWRCDQLAAQSGKKAADSSAAATPVLDAMFSRNEPITGPSGTLAWAVDVDNPATSESFTVTLKEVNLPGPDGNMVTRPCAVGFSGNYPRAMDGLARLLSLDMRVIDPAWIGMKLRKLLNYAEPLGHFMAFVPGLPNGEKRQQTWPSTVAYIARLIIHRYAMLGILNEEGYPLRDMGVLDTPETRETTKTMAGKTCPECGNPTVIHKDGCDFCTACGYVGQCG; encoded by the coding sequence ATGCCCCAATCCACCACCATTTCCCCGCTGACTACATTGCCAGGACAAGCCATCAGCACAGAAGTTTTGCTTGAAAAATACAGTAAAGGCACTGAGAAAACCATTGCCGACGTAAACCAACGTGTTGCCAGCGCTTTGGCTAAAGTGGAAGCACCCGAGCAGCAAGCACAGTGGGAAGCCAGTTTTTTAACCACACTGGAGGCCGGTTTTTTACCTGCCGGTCGCATTCAGTCCGCCGCAGGCACTGATCTGGCAGCCACCTTGATCAATTGCTTTGTACAGCCCGTGGGTGACTCGATTGCACATGTGGAAGACGGCCACCCCGGCATTTACACCGCCCTTACCGAGGCCGCTGAAACCATGCGCCGAGGTGGTGGCGTAGGTTACGATTTTTCACGCATTCGCCCGCGGGGTGCTTGGGTGGGCAGCACCCAAAGCAGCGCGTCTGGCCCGGTCAGCTACATGCGTGTGTTTGACCGCTCGTGCGAGACGGTAGAGTCCGCTGGAGCACGACGTGGCGCGCAAATGGGCGTGTTGCGTTGTGACCACCCTGACATTGAAGAATTCATCCATGCCAAAGACAAGGGTGACCTGAAAAACTTCAACATTTCGGTCGGCGTATCAGATGAATTCATGAACGCTGTGCAAGCCGATGCCGACTTCTGCCTGGTTCACAAAGCCGAACCGGGTGCGGCCCAAAAAGAGTCTGGCTCATACCATGATCAAAACAAAGGTATGTGGGTTTACCGCAAACTCAAAGCACGTACGCTGTGGGACCAAATCATGCGCAGCACCTACGACCATGCTGAACCCGGCGTACTGTTTCTGGATCAGATGAACCGCGACAACAACCTGGCGTACTGCGAAACCATCGCCAGCACCAATCCTTGTGCGGAGCAACCACTCCCCCCTTACGGCTGCTGCTGCCTGGGCTCGATCGATCTGACGCGTTTTATCCATGAGCCCTTCTCTGAGGCTGCCAAATTCGACAAAGAAGCCTTTGTCAAAGTAGCGCGCGTAGCGGTACGAATGCTGGACAACGTGCTGGACGCCACCGTTTGGCCCTTACCACAGCAGCAAGCAGAGGCCAACAGCAAGCGCCGGATCGGCTTGGGATTTACCGGCTTGGGGGATGCTCTGGTGATGCTCAATTTGCGTTATGACACCGCATCAGCACGTGACATGGCGCGGGAAATCTCAGTATTGATGAGAGACACCGCTTACCAAGCCTCCAGCGACTTAGCCCAAGAACGCGGTGCATTCCCACTGTTTAATGCCGATCTGTTCTTCAACGGCCAGTCCTTCGCTTCGCGTCTGCCAGCCACTCTGAAGAAAAAAATTCGACAACATGGCCTGCGCAACTCACACCTGCTGTCCATCGCCCCCACAGGTACCATCAGTCTGGCTTTTGCCGACAACGCCAGCAACGGCATCGAACCAGCCTTCAGTTGGACCTACAACCGTAAAAAACGCATGCCTGACGGCAGCTTCAAAGAATACGCCGTAGAAGACCACGCCTGGCGTCTGTACCGCCACCTCAAGGGCAACAACGCACCATTGACGGATGCATTCGTCACTGCGCTGGAGATGAGCGCCCAAGCCCATGCCGAAATGGTCGCCGCGGTAGCCCCCTACATTGACACGGCCATTTCCAAAACCGTCAACGTCCCTGCCGACTACCCCTACGAAGATTTCCAAGGGCTGTACACCCAGGCTTGGCAGTCGGGCCTGAAAGGCTTGGCCACATACCGCCCGAACTCGGTGCTTGGCTCAGTGCTGAGTGTGACACCCACCACCACCCCAGCCAAGCCACTGAAAATTGACGGCACTAACCACCGCCTCAAGCTAGACCGCTTACCCACCGCCGTGCTATCCAGCCTGCGCTGGCCTGGTCGACCCACCCTGCCCGGGGGCAACACTGCCTGGACCTTCATGGTGCACCATCCGTTTGGCGACTTTGCGCTATTTATTGGTGAGCTTCCTGCACAAGATGGATGCGGCCTGCAACCCTTTGAAGTCTGGGTCAACGGGGCTGAGCAACCACGTGGTCTGGGTGCCTTGGCCAAAACCCTGTCCATGGACTTGCGTGCCAATGACCCAGCTTGGTTGGCTCTCAAGCTTGATGCACTGGCAACCGTCACAGAAGAACACCCGTTTGAGATGCCTTTTCCGCCACATGGCGAAAAACGCCCCTTCCCGGGCGTAGTCGCCGCCACCGCAGCGGTGATCCGCTGGCGCTGCGACCAACTCGCTGCACAGTCTGGCAAAAAAGCCGCGGACTCTTCGGCCGCTGCCACACCTGTCCTGGATGCCATGTTCAGTCGCAACGAACCCATTACCGGCCCCTCAGGCACGCTGGCCTGGGCGGTAGACGTGGATAACCCTGCCACCAGCGAATCTTTTACCGTGACCCTGAAAGAAGTGAATCTGCCTGGGCCAGATGGCAATATGGTGACACGCCCCTGCGCTGTGGGGTTCAGCGGCAACTACCCTAGAGCCATGGACGGCTTAGCACGCCTGCTGTCACTGGACATGCGGGTGATTGACCCCGCATGGATTGGCATGAAACTGCGCAAGCTACTCAACTACGCCGAACCCCTGGGCCATTTCATGGCTTTTGTGCCGGGTTTGCCCAACGGCGAAAAACGCCAACAAACCTGGCCATCCACCGTAGCCTACATTGCCCGGCTGATCATTCACCGCTATGCCATGCTAGGCATCTTGAATGAAGAAGGCTACCCGCTGCGCGACATGGGTGTGCTCGACACCCCGGAAACTCGTGAAACAACCAAAACCATGGCTGGAAAAACCTGCCCGGAATGCGGCAACCCCACGGTGATCCACAAAGACGGCTGTGATTTTTGCACCGCTTGTGGTTATGTAGGTCAGTGCGGTTAA
- a CDS encoding ArsR/SmtB family transcription factor has translation MNKNLATTIFESLSSGMRLDIYRLLVKTGPQGLVAGEIGSALGVPPTNLSFHLKALTHAQLVSVVQEGRYQRYRANLSLMQELIGYLTAECCGGHPEQCAELCQPTVHN, from the coding sequence ATGAACAAAAACCTTGCCACCACCATTTTTGAATCACTCTCCTCCGGCATGCGGCTGGACATTTACCGCCTGCTGGTGAAAACCGGGCCGCAAGGCTTGGTGGCCGGTGAAATTGGCAGCGCCTTGGGCGTGCCACCCACCAACCTGTCGTTCCATCTGAAAGCCCTGACCCATGCACAACTGGTATCGGTGGTGCAAGAGGGTCGCTATCAACGCTATCGAGCCAACCTGTCGCTGATGCAGGAGCTGATTGGCTATCTGACCGCCGAATGCTGCGGTGGCCACCCCGAACAATGCGCCGAGTTGTGCCAACCCACAGTCCACAACTGA
- the arsD gene encoding arsenite efflux transporter metallochaperone ArsD, producing the protein MKKVQVFDPALCCSSGVCGTDVDQKLVDFSANVDWAKQQGLSIERFNLAQQPMAFAEHAAVKGLLERSGKAALPITLVDGEVAFAGRYPSRDDLARWIGTPTDTPAPTSGACCSGGKCCG; encoded by the coding sequence ATGAAAAAAGTCCAAGTCTTTGACCCCGCCCTGTGCTGCAGCAGCGGCGTGTGTGGCACGGATGTTGACCAGAAACTGGTTGATTTTTCGGCCAACGTCGATTGGGCCAAGCAGCAGGGTTTGAGCATAGAGCGCTTCAACCTAGCCCAGCAACCCATGGCCTTTGCCGAACATGCTGCGGTCAAGGGCTTGCTGGAGCGTTCTGGCAAAGCCGCCTTGCCCATCACCCTGGTTGATGGCGAAGTGGCCTTTGCCGGGCGTTACCCCAGCCGGGACGATCTGGCCCGCTGGATCGGCACGCCGACAGACACCCCCGCGCCAACAAGTGGCGCATGCTGCAGCGGTGGAAAGTGCTGCGGATGA